A genomic stretch from Sulfurihydrogenibium azorense Az-Fu1 includes:
- a CDS encoding pyruvate/oxaloacetate carboxyltransferase — protein MNIKLFKDLLQQGNLEVAPPKPIKITDLTPRDGQQCKLATRVRTDDLLPLCEKMDKAGFYAVEVWGGATFDVCLRYLKEDPWERLKRIKEVMPRTKLQMLFRGQNIVGYKPKSDKVVKKFVEKAIEHGITVFRVFDSLNDNRNIEVAVKAIKEFGGEVHAEISYTKSPVHTLEKWMSYADELIDLEPDWICFKDATGILMPEDTYNIIRGIKQKIKEKANDRIKLVLHNHDMSGTAIMNHMMAILAGVDMVDTVLSPLAFGSSHPATESVVAALKDTPYDTGLDLKVLDELAEITREIKKKYKKYETEYAGVNAKVLIHKIPGGMISNMVAQLMEANALDKMEEALEEVPNVERDLGYPPLLTPSSQIVGVQAVLNVISGERYKIITKEVRDYVEGKYGKPPGPISKELAEKILGPGKEPDFSIRAGDLADKEEWEKAYNEVKLILNREPTDEEVLLMVLFPLQAKEFLIAREKGELTTLPPDVVEPKEMKPDGIENVAPVEFEIIYHGDKFKVKIEGVSPEQDPSKPRKFYVNVNGRLEEVQLTPLAVTLVGKSGFVASAPAAASGSGRPRPEKEGDVAPPMPGKVSKILVNVGDKVKKGQVVAMVEAMKMENEIHAPIDGVVKEIYAKVGDNITPDETLIRIEPA, from the coding sequence ATTAAACTTTTTAAAGATTTACTTCAACAAGGCAACTTAGAAGTTGCACCACCAAAACCTATTAAAATTACAGATTTAACACCAAGAGACGGCCAACAATGTAAGTTAGCTACAAGGGTAAGAACAGATGACCTTTTACCTTTATGTGAAAAGATGGATAAGGCTGGATTCTATGCTGTAGAGGTATGGGGTGGAGCTACTTTTGACGTATGCTTGAGATACCTAAAGGAAGACCCTTGGGAAAGGCTAAAAAGAATAAAAGAAGTTATGCCTCGAACAAAGCTTCAAATGCTATTTAGAGGACAAAACATTGTTGGATACAAACCTAAATCAGACAAAGTTGTTAAAAAGTTTGTTGAAAAAGCTATAGAACACGGTATTACCGTATTTAGAGTATTTGACTCATTAAACGATAACAGAAACATAGAGGTTGCTGTAAAAGCTATAAAAGAGTTTGGCGGAGAAGTTCACGCAGAAATAAGTTATACAAAAAGCCCTGTACATACTTTAGAAAAGTGGATGTCCTACGCAGATGAGCTAATAGATTTAGAACCAGACTGGATATGTTTTAAAGATGCTACAGGTATACTTATGCCTGAGGACACATATAACATAATAAGAGGTATAAAACAGAAAATAAAAGAAAAAGCTAACGATAGAATTAAACTAGTACTACATAACCACGACATGAGTGGTACAGCTATAATGAACCATATGATGGCTATCCTTGCAGGTGTAGATATGGTAGATACAGTTCTTTCACCACTTGCTTTTGGTTCTTCCCATCCGGCAACCGAAAGTGTAGTTGCAGCTCTTAAGGACACACCTTACGATACAGGTTTAGATTTAAAAGTTTTAGATGAGTTAGCAGAAATAACAAGAGAAATTAAGAAAAAGTATAAGAAGTATGAAACAGAGTATGCAGGTGTAAACGCAAAAGTACTAATCCATAAGATACCGGGTGGAATGATATCTAATATGGTTGCTCAGCTTATGGAAGCTAATGCATTAGATAAAATGGAAGAAGCTTTAGAAGAAGTTCCAAATGTAGAAAGAGACCTTGGATATCCACCACTTTTAACCCCTTCATCACAAATAGTAGGTGTACAAGCAGTTTTAAACGTAATATCAGGAGAGAGATACAAAATAATTACAAAAGAAGTTAGAGACTACGTAGAAGGAAAGTATGGTAAACCTCCTGGACCTATATCTAAAGAGCTTGCAGAAAAGATACTTGGACCTGGTAAAGAACCGGACTTTTCTATCAGAGCAGGTGATTTAGCAGACAAGGAAGAGTGGGAAAAAGCGTACAACGAAGTTAAGTTAATACTAAATAGAGAACCTACAGACGAAGAAGTACTCTTAATGGTACTATTCCCATTACAAGCAAAGGAGTTCTTAATAGCAAGGGAAAAAGGAGAGTTAACAACACTTCCACCAGATGTTGTAGAACCAAAAGAAATGAAGCCAGATGGAATAGAAAACGTAGCTCCTGTAGAGTTTGAAATAATCTACCACGGTGATAAGTTTAAAGTAAAAATAGAAGGAGTATCTCCAGAACAAGATCCATCAAAACCAAGAAAGTTCTATGTAAACGTAAACGGAAGATTAGAAGAAGTTCAACTAACACCACTAGCAGTTACATTAGTAGGTAAGTCTGGATTTGTTGCAAGTGCACCGGCTGCAGCTTCTGGGTCTGGAAGACCAAGACCAGAAAAAGAAGGGGACGTAGCTCCACCTATGCCAGGAAAAGTATCTAAAATCCTTGTAAACGTTGGAGATAAAGTTAAAAAAGGTCAGGTTGTGGCAATGGTTGAAGCAATGAAGATGGAAAACGAAATACATGCTCCTATAGATGGAGTAGTTAAAGAAATATACGCAAAAGTTGGAGACAACATAACTCCTGATGAAACTTTAATAAGAATAGAACCCGCTTAA